Proteins from a genomic interval of Methanohalophilus levihalophilus:
- a CDS encoding nitroreductase family protein, with product MDVIEAIEKRISIRKFTDAAVPLNIIDRILSAGIQAPNAFNSEPWEFILVKEGPVKDELISMRRKIPPQKTALETAAFVIVVCYNNEMGNEALSSAYACVENMLLAATSFGLGAVPLTFHGKKIRELLELPEGFEIASVIPFGYPAESPEKPLRKPVTEKLHIGKF from the coding sequence ATGGATGTAATTGAAGCTATTGAGAAGCGTATCAGTATCCGGAAATTTACTGATGCTGCTGTTCCCCTCAATATCATTGACAGGATTCTTTCTGCCGGGATACAAGCACCAAATGCATTTAATAGTGAACCCTGGGAGTTCATATTGGTAAAAGAAGGGCCTGTGAAAGATGAACTCATTTCAATGAGGCGAAAAATCCCTCCTCAGAAAACCGCTCTTGAAACAGCAGCGTTTGTAATCGTTGTATGCTACAACAATGAAATGGGTAACGAAGCTTTGAGTTCTGCCTATGCATGTGTGGAGAATATGCTCCTTGCAGCTACCTCTTTTGGTTTGGGTGCAGTTCCCCTGACTTTTCACGGAAAGAAAATCAGGGAATTGCTCGAATTGCCGGAGGGGTTTGAAATTGCTTCAGTAATTCCTTTTGGATACCCGGCGGAATCTCCTGAGAAGCCCCTGCGTAAACCTGTTACTGAGAAACTTCACATTGGTAAATTTTAA
- a CDS encoding ferritin family protein — protein MSMLEDINKELDALKTIEAAVEMAISLEDQGCEFYTEKAGTTTEVAIKEMFEYLADEEIKHAEYLHNFLKENNMEITVSETPSFTQALSEEFSTGKMDEVGILLAALRFERKSEDFYAELAKRSDDEVQKKFFKKLAEVERGHYEIIDGLLDISTGFRMQT, from the coding sequence ATGAGTATGCTCGAAGATATTAACAAAGAACTTGATGCTTTGAAAACGATTGAGGCAGCTGTTGAAATGGCTATTTCCCTTGAGGATCAGGGTTGTGAATTTTACACTGAGAAGGCGGGAACTACCACAGAAGTGGCAATTAAGGAAATGTTTGAATACCTTGCAGATGAGGAAATCAAACATGCTGAGTACCTGCACAATTTCCTGAAGGAAAACAATATGGAAATTACAGTTTCCGAAACACCGAGCTTCACTCAGGCTCTTTCTGAAGAATTTTCAACCGGTAAAATGGATGAGGTTGGTATTCTTCTCGCAGCCCTGCGTTTTGAGAGGAAGAGTGAAGATTTCTATGCTGAACTCGCAAAAAGAAGCGATGATGAGGTACAGAAAAAGTTCTTTAAGAAACTCGCTGAAGTCGAACGTGGTCACTATGAGATCATTGACGGTCTTCTTGATATTTCAACTGGCTTCAGAATGCAGACATAA
- a CDS encoding FprA family A-type flavoprotein, protein MKTPDDPLELAEGVYWVGVIDWNLRDFHGYETPRGGTYNAYLIVDEKVTLIDTVKDQFSGELIENISRIIDPSEIDYVVSNHVERDHSSSLPAIMGLCPDATIISTEKGKTGLLGYYEIDGCANWKFETVKTGSEICIGKRNLMFIETVMLHWPDSMQTYLKEDHILFSNDGFGQHLATSHRFDDEVGSDAMDEAEIYYANILMPFGSRILKYVEQLHKLDIPIDMIAPSHGIIWRSCPDKIINAYVNWASGKTAPKVLVIYDSMWGSTELMARAIAEGVRHTGVEAHLFHLRKNDWSMLVKEIMDAPVFALGSPTMHNSMFFTLGGFLTYLKGLNPKGKKAVVFGSYGWGGGATKQMTENLEKFKVELVEDALQIKFKPTHDDLQACQELGIRLAEIAKSESNDTLN, encoded by the coding sequence TTGAAAACTCCGGATGATCCCCTTGAGTTAGCAGAAGGGGTCTATTGGGTAGGTGTTATTGACTGGAACCTTCGCGATTTTCATGGATATGAGACTCCTCGTGGTGGAACCTACAATGCTTACCTGATTGTGGATGAAAAGGTAACCCTTATCGATACTGTAAAGGATCAGTTTTCCGGTGAATTGATTGAAAATATCAGCCGTATTATTGATCCTTCAGAGATCGATTATGTTGTTTCCAACCATGTGGAAAGGGATCATTCAAGCTCCCTTCCGGCAATTATGGGGCTGTGTCCGGATGCTACCATTATTTCCACGGAAAAGGGAAAAACTGGTCTCCTTGGATATTATGAAATTGACGGCTGTGCGAATTGGAAATTCGAAACTGTGAAAACCGGTTCGGAAATCTGCATTGGAAAACGGAATCTTATGTTCATTGAAACCGTTATGCTTCACTGGCCTGACAGCATGCAAACCTATCTCAAGGAGGATCATATCCTTTTCTCGAATGATGGATTTGGACAACATCTGGCCACATCACACAGGTTTGATGATGAAGTAGGTTCGGATGCAATGGATGAGGCAGAGATCTATTATGCCAATATTCTCATGCCTTTTGGTTCCCGTATTCTGAAATATGTGGAACAGTTGCATAAGCTCGATATTCCTATAGATATGATTGCTCCGTCACACGGTATAATCTGGCGCAGTTGTCCTGATAAGATAATTAATGCCTATGTTAACTGGGCATCAGGGAAAACCGCACCAAAGGTGCTTGTGATATATGATAGCATGTGGGGAAGCACCGAGCTAATGGCCCGTGCTATTGCTGAAGGAGTAAGACATACCGGGGTAGAAGCACATCTGTTCCATCTTCGTAAGAACGACTGGAGTATGCTGGTTAAGGAAATAATGGATGCACCGGTTTTTGCGCTTGGGTCTCCAACAATGCACAACAGTATGTTTTTCACATTAGGTGGTTTTTTGACCTATCTTAAGGGCCTAAACCCCAAGGGTAAAAAGGCTGTTGTTTTTGGATCTTACGGCTGGGGTGGCGGTGCCACCAAACAGATGACCGAAAATCTTGAAAAATTTAAGGTTGAACTTGTGGAGGATGCACTCCAGATTAAGTTTAAACCAACCCATGATGATTTGCAGGCTTGCCAGGAACTTGGCATAAGGCTTGCAGAAATCGCAAAAAGCGAATCCAACGATACATTAAATTGA
- a CDS encoding ferredoxin-thioredoxin reductase catalytic domain-containing protein, with amino-acid sequence MQFYDDLETEFYERSKKNAETTGYRLNTEYDIISTAVKNIAKNKREFGEWYCFCQKRTGDVEKDKKIICPCAARARDVETKGSCKCGLYMK; translated from the coding sequence ATGCAATTCTATGACGATCTCGAAACTGAATTTTATGAGCGTTCCAAAAAGAATGCAGAGACTACCGGATACAGGCTAAACACTGAATATGATATTATTTCCACTGCTGTTAAGAATATAGCAAAGAACAAGCGTGAATTTGGTGAATGGTATTGCTTCTGTCAGAAAAGGACCGGTGACGTTGAAAAGGACAAGAAGATCATTTGTCCATGTGCAGCAAGGGCAAGGGACGTTGAAACCAAAGGTTCCTGTAAGTGCGGTCTTTACATGAAATAA
- the serA gene encoding phosphoglycerate dehydrogenase, with protein MKVLVSDSLSEEGISKLKEHFDVDVSTGLSEDELVEKIGEFNALVIRSGTQVTARVIHAADNLKIIGRAGVGVDNVDIEAATEKGIIVVNAPEGNMLSAAEHTVAMMLSMARNIPRADASMKAGKWERKKFMGVEVNGKTLGVIGLGRIGAEVAKRAQGLEMNILGYDPFVTEDRAKDMGVELTTVDDIAKRADFITVHTPLTKDTRNILDADQFALMKPTARVINCARGGIINEDALADALKSGKIAGAAVDVFTSEPPTECQFVNLDNVVVTPHLGASTEEAQVNVAVSVAEEVISVLGGGQARNTINIPSLKPELVATLAPYINLIETLGSAVSQLMDGNYEKVEISYNGEIAEKDSRHLTLAALKGILGTAMGASVNYVNAPAIAKARDVEVIESKSEKSEEYASSIKIKLSKNSISKSITGAVVADEPRIIMIDGQRVDLAPTGYMVVSTHINRPNVIGPCCIVLGENDINISGMQVGRVPIGEKTIMALNVDSEISEDILEKIRHIDGIIDAKLVSL; from the coding sequence ATGAAGGTGCTGGTTAGCGATTCATTATCTGAAGAAGGTATTTCAAAACTTAAAGAGCATTTTGATGTTGATGTTTCAACCGGTCTTTCCGAAGACGAACTGGTTGAAAAAATAGGCGAATTCAATGCCCTTGTAATCCGTAGTGGTACACAGGTAACGGCACGTGTAATTCATGCCGCTGATAACCTGAAGATTATCGGACGTGCCGGGGTAGGCGTTGACAATGTTGATATAGAAGCCGCCACTGAAAAAGGTATTATTGTTGTCAATGCTCCGGAAGGCAACATGCTTTCAGCAGCAGAACACACTGTTGCCATGATGCTTTCAATGGCCCGTAATATCCCCCGTGCAGATGCTTCCATGAAAGCCGGAAAATGGGAACGTAAGAAATTCATGGGTGTTGAAGTCAACGGCAAAACCCTTGGTGTAATAGGTCTTGGTCGTATCGGTGCCGAAGTTGCAAAGAGGGCACAGGGCCTTGAAATGAACATACTTGGTTATGATCCATTCGTCACTGAAGACCGTGCAAAAGATATGGGTGTTGAGCTTACAACGGTCGACGATATTGCAAAACGCGCTGATTTCATTACCGTTCATACTCCTCTCACAAAGGATACAAGGAACATCCTTGATGCTGATCAGTTTGCCCTGATGAAACCCACTGCAAGGGTCATCAATTGCGCCCGTGGTGGCATTATTAATGAGGATGCTCTCGCTGATGCACTGAAAAGCGGAAAGATTGCCGGTGCTGCAGTGGACGTTTTCACAAGTGAACCGCCTACGGAATGCCAGTTTGTAAACCTTGATAATGTAGTAGTCACTCCTCATCTTGGTGCTTCTACCGAAGAGGCACAGGTAAATGTTGCAGTTTCCGTTGCCGAGGAAGTAATCTCCGTTTTAGGTGGCGGACAGGCGCGTAATACCATAAATATTCCATCCCTGAAACCTGAGCTTGTAGCAACTCTTGCGCCTTACATAAATCTCATAGAAACTCTCGGCAGTGCAGTTTCACAGTTAATGGATGGCAACTATGAGAAAGTTGAGATCTCCTATAATGGGGAAATTGCAGAAAAGGACTCCAGGCATCTTACACTTGCAGCCCTGAAAGGCATTCTGGGAACTGCAATGGGTGCATCTGTTAATTATGTCAACGCTCCTGCGATTGCAAAAGCCCGGGATGTAGAAGTTATTGAAAGCAAATCTGAGAAATCAGAGGAATATGCATCAAGCATTAAGATTAAACTCAGCAAGAATTCAATTTCAAAATCAATCACCGGTGCAGTTGTAGCAGACGAACCTCGCATCATTATGATAGACGGGCAAAGGGTTGACCTTGCTCCAACAGGCTACATGGTCGTATCCACTCATATTAACAGGCCCAACGTTATTGGTCCATGCTGCATTGTTCTTGGTGAGAATGATATCAATATCTCCGGCATGCAGGTAGGTCGTGTACCAATCGGCGAAAAGACTATAATGGCATTGAACGTTGATTCTGAGATCTCAGAAGACATTCTGGAGAAGATAAGGCACATTGATGGCATTATTGACGCAAAGCTTGTTTCTCTATAA
- a CDS encoding DUF2240 family protein → MDELVYVVAAPFKRSGTASISVRDFDFSLSFDLKWISPQQASALRELATGSGLLSEKDGFISPTFDPSTITIPRDFHPSGDLLKKTLLIDKMLQYIAACSNLELREIVAKVNLFQEQLSEMIDLEVAAFLVGKELGCNMDVFYEQVQQKLSTG, encoded by the coding sequence ATGGATGAATTGGTTTACGTTGTAGCAGCGCCGTTTAAACGTAGTGGTACCGCTTCGATTTCTGTCAGGGATTTTGATTTTTCTCTTTCTTTCGATCTAAAATGGATCTCTCCGCAGCAAGCTTCCGCATTACGGGAATTAGCAACTGGATCAGGACTTCTTAGTGAGAAGGATGGGTTTATATCCCCAACTTTTGATCCATCTACAATAACAATTCCCAGGGATTTCCATCCCTCCGGCGATTTGCTTAAGAAAACACTCCTTATTGACAAAATGCTCCAGTATATTGCGGCTTGCAGTAATCTGGAACTCCGGGAAATCGTCGCAAAAGTAAACCTGTTTCAGGAACAACTTTCAGAGATGATAGATCTGGAGGTTGCTGCTTTTCTTGTGGGGAAGGAATTGGGTTGCAATATGGATGTTTTTTATGAGCAGGTCCAGCAGAAACTTTCCACTGGTTGA
- a CDS encoding 50S ribosomal protein L18e — MSKRIQKIVAKKTDPRMPALISALREQAFQEDAPIWKDIARRFESPRQNYAQVNISKLNRHSDADEVVLVPGKVLGAGEIGHSVVVGALGFSASAKDKIAGAGGKIMTIEELMAENPKGSGIRILR; from the coding sequence ATGAGCAAAAGAATTCAAAAAATAGTAGCTAAGAAGACCGATCCAAGGATGCCGGCATTAATCTCTGCACTAAGGGAACAGGCATTTCAGGAAGACGCTCCAATCTGGAAAGATATTGCCAGGAGATTTGAATCCCCAAGGCAAAACTATGCGCAAGTAAACATCAGCAAACTGAACCGTCATTCTGATGCTGATGAAGTTGTACTTGTTCCGGGTAAGGTATTAGGCGCCGGGGAAATCGGTCATTCTGTAGTAGTAGGAGCACTCGGTTTTAGTGCTTCAGCAAAGGATAAGATCGCAGGTGCCGGTGGTAAAATCATGACCATCGAAGAGTTGATGGCTGAGAACCCAAAGGGTTCCGGTATCAGGATTCTGAGATAA
- the rplM gene encoding 50S ribosomal protein L13, which translates to MTVINADGLIMGRLASTVAKRLLAGETIFIVNAENAIISGSKLTTFGDYKDKRTIGSKEWGPYFPKRPDRIVKRTVRGMLPYKKSRGRDAFGRLKVYVGVPDELQGKELTTLEEASIERLSTGKYMTVGTLSHKLGSKF; encoded by the coding sequence ATGACTGTTATTAACGCTGATGGACTTATCATGGGCAGGCTTGCCAGCACAGTTGCAAAAAGACTGCTTGCCGGAGAGACTATTTTTATAGTAAATGCTGAAAATGCTATAATTTCCGGTTCTAAATTAACAACATTTGGTGACTACAAGGACAAGAGAACCATTGGTTCTAAAGAATGGGGTCCTTATTTCCCAAAGAGGCCCGACCGTATTGTTAAGAGAACTGTAAGAGGAATGCTCCCTTATAAGAAATCAAGGGGAAGGGACGCTTTTGGACGTCTTAAGGTATATGTTGGTGTACCTGATGAGTTACAAGGAAAAGAACTCACAACACTCGAAGAAGCAAGCATTGAACGTCTCAGTACAGGCAAATACATGACTGTTGGCACTTTAAGCCACAAGTTAGGGTCTAAATTCTAA
- a CDS encoding 30S ribosomal protein S9 yields MSTKVCNTSGKKKTAIARATVRKGAGKVRVNKKPVEIFEPLYAKLKIMEPLMLAGDSASDIDIDVKVQGGGIMGQANAVRTAIARGIIEWTNDTSLRDAFMAYDRSLLVNDSRQKETKKAGGPGARARYQKSYR; encoded by the coding sequence ATGTCCACCAAAGTTTGTAATACATCGGGTAAGAAAAAGACTGCAATTGCCCGTGCAACAGTTCGTAAGGGTGCCGGCAAAGTTCGCGTCAACAAGAAACCTGTCGAAATCTTCGAACCTCTCTATGCAAAGCTTAAAATTATGGAGCCTCTCATGCTTGCAGGCGACTCCGCATCCGACATTGATATCGATGTAAAGGTGCAGGGCGGTGGCATCATGGGTCAGGCAAATGCAGTTCGCACTGCAATTGCCAGAGGCATTATCGAATGGACAAACGATACATCCCTGCGTGATGCATTCATGGCTTATGATCGTAGTCTCTTGGTAAACGATTCCAGACAGAAGGAAACCAAGAAAGCAGGCGGTCCGGGTGCACGTGCAAGGTATCAGAAATCTTATAGGTGA
- a CDS encoding DNA-directed RNA polymerase subunit N, which translates to MIPVRCFTCGKVIANSWEEFKRRVDGGEDPASVLDDLGISRYCCRRMILTHVELVEVVSPYQ; encoded by the coding sequence ATGATTCCTGTTCGCTGTTTCACATGTGGCAAAGTCATTGCAAACAGCTGGGAAGAGTTCAAACGTCGCGTAGATGGCGGCGAAGACCCAGCATCAGTACTTGATGATCTTGGTATCAGCCGGTATTGCTGCAGGCGTATGATACTCACTCATGTTGAGCTCGTTGAAGTTGTCTCGCCATACCAGTAA
- a CDS encoding DNA-directed RNA polymerase subunit K has protein sequence MSKQNYTRYERARIIGSRSLQISMEAPILLDVDSDDPLKIATLEYEEGVIPITVKRADSQ, from the coding sequence TTGAGCAAACAGAATTATACAAGATATGAACGTGCGAGGATTATTGGATCAAGGTCCCTTCAGATATCAATGGAGGCACCGATACTTCTCGATGTAGACAGTGATGATCCTTTAAAAATTGCCACACTTGAATATGAGGAAGGTGTGATCCCTATTACCGTTAAACGTGCAGACTCCCAATAA
- the rpsB gene encoding 30S ribosomal protein S2, with the protein MEETQDQDIEQIVEEEVEQPVQEAVAEEEEDKSTSADSTSLVPIDEYLAAGVHIGTQQKTQDMMKFVYRVRTDGLYVLDIQSTDRRIKEVAQFLAKYDPSQILVVSARQYGQFPAKMFSKAIGAKSMVGRFIPGKLTNPAVEGFFEPDVVLVTDPAGDAQVIKEAVDIGIPVVGLCDTNNLTSNVDVVIPTNNKGRKALSLIYWLLAREVAADRNIPFNYEMSDFEAGL; encoded by the coding sequence ATGGAAGAAACACAGGATCAAGATATTGAACAAATAGTTGAAGAAGAAGTAGAACAGCCTGTACAGGAGGCAGTGGCTGAAGAAGAGGAAGACAAGTCCACCTCAGCAGACTCCACATCACTGGTTCCTATCGATGAATACCTTGCAGCAGGTGTTCACATCGGTACACAGCAGAAAACCCAGGACATGATGAAATTCGTCTACCGGGTACGCACAGATGGTCTGTATGTACTTGACATCCAGTCCACTGACAGAAGAATTAAGGAAGTAGCACAATTCCTTGCAAAATATGATCCGTCCCAGATACTCGTTGTATCTGCAAGGCAGTATGGCCAGTTCCCTGCAAAAATGTTCTCCAAAGCAATTGGCGCAAAATCTATGGTAGGACGTTTTATCCCTGGTAAACTTACCAATCCGGCAGTTGAAGGATTCTTCGAGCCAGATGTGGTACTCGTAACAGATCCTGCCGGAGATGCACAGGTTATTAAGGAAGCTGTTGATATCGGAATTCCTGTAGTGGGCCTTTGTGATACCAACAACCTGACTTCAAATGTGGATGTAGTCATCCCAACAAACAACAAAGGAAGAAAAGCCCTGTCCCTTATTTACTGGCTTCTCGCAAGGGAAGTTGCAGCTGACAGGAACATTCCTTTCAACTACGAAATGAGCGACTTCGAGGCAGGCCTCTGA
- a CDS encoding MEMO1 family protein, translated as MRQPTVAGQFYPLAPRSLKKELGRCFRGLELSETPVKGVIVPHAGYVYSGEVAANSYARLPKAETFVIFGPNHTGYGSPVALSCDDWSTPIGDIATDFELCKKLAGSIVDMDEVAHRYEHSIEVQIPFLQYRFGDDFKILPICLGMQDMDTAVEVGREVAKAAKELGRDVVFIASSDFTHYEPQEEAQGKDETLIEAILEMNIEEFYKRIVELNASACGYGPIAAMLAASKEMGATSAKLLKYATSGDVSGDYSAVVGYASIVVD; from the coding sequence ATGAGACAACCAACAGTAGCCGGACAGTTTTATCCATTGGCTCCACGTTCCTTGAAGAAAGAGCTGGGGCGTTGTTTCAGGGGGCTGGAACTAAGTGAGACTCCTGTAAAAGGAGTAATCGTTCCTCATGCAGGATATGTTTATTCAGGTGAAGTAGCAGCTAATTCCTATGCTCGCCTTCCTAAGGCTGAAACGTTTGTGATTTTCGGACCAAATCATACCGGATATGGTTCTCCAGTAGCTCTTTCCTGTGACGACTGGTCAACTCCTATAGGGGATATTGCAACTGATTTTGAGCTTTGCAAGAAGCTTGCCGGAAGCATTGTTGATATGGATGAAGTAGCTCATAGATATGAGCATTCAATCGAAGTCCAGATTCCTTTCCTGCAATACAGGTTTGGGGATGATTTCAAGATCCTTCCAATCTGCCTTGGAATGCAGGATATGGATACTGCTGTGGAAGTGGGCCGGGAAGTTGCAAAAGCTGCCAAAGAACTGGGGCGGGATGTTGTATTCATTGCTTCCAGTGATTTTACTCACTACGAACCACAGGAAGAGGCTCAGGGAAAAGATGAAACTCTTATTGAAGCTATTCTAGAAATGAACATTGAGGAATTTTACAAGCGTATTGTAGAACTCAATGCATCTGCATGTGGATATGGTCCAATAGCAGCTATGCTTGCGGCATCAAAGGAAATGGGTGCAACCTCTGCAAAGCTTCTGAAGTATGCAACAAGCGGGGATGTATCCGGTGATTATTCTGCAGTAGTTGGCTATGCATCAATAGTTGTTGATTGA
- a CDS encoding mevalonate kinase, with translation MVTCSAPGKVYLFGEHAVVYGENAICCAVDIRTHITVEENDSVLIESPLGTTGIDYSVHPYVSEVLEKVRAMSPFEGIKVHVESDIPIGSGLGSSAAVTVATLKGLDNLLGLDLSLEEIASIGHEIEIQVQGAASPTDTYVCTMGGTVMIPDRKHLDLLDCGVVIGNTNVFSSTKELVSNVSALKDAYPELISPIFSTIGNTAIRGETLLAVKDYKEVGKLMNVNQGLLDSIGVNCPELSSLIYAARNAGAFGAKITGAGGGGCMVAIAPEDKVEDVSQAISEAGGVSLITKFTGQGVRIE, from the coding sequence ATGGTTACCTGTTCAGCACCTGGCAAAGTGTATCTTTTTGGCGAGCATGCGGTTGTTTATGGTGAAAATGCCATTTGCTGTGCTGTGGACATAAGGACACACATTACCGTCGAGGAAAATGATTCAGTTTTAATTGAATCGCCTCTTGGAACTACAGGAATTGACTATTCCGTTCATCCCTATGTTTCGGAAGTCCTTGAAAAAGTACGGGCGATGTCTCCTTTTGAAGGAATCAAAGTCCACGTAGAATCGGATATTCCAATTGGTTCTGGTCTTGGCTCTTCAGCTGCCGTTACGGTTGCAACACTCAAAGGGCTTGATAACTTGCTTGGACTGGACTTATCTCTTGAAGAGATAGCTTCAATCGGACATGAAATTGAAATACAGGTTCAGGGCGCAGCGAGTCCTACTGATACATATGTTTGCACAATGGGAGGTACTGTAATGATTCCCGATCGCAAACATTTGGATTTGCTGGATTGTGGAGTTGTTATAGGAAATACCAATGTATTTTCCTCGACAAAGGAACTTGTATCCAATGTATCCGCTCTCAAGGATGCTTATCCGGAATTAATATCACCAATTTTTTCCACTATCGGAAACACTGCTATCAGGGGGGAAACTCTTCTTGCTGTAAAGGACTATAAAGAAGTTGGAAAACTGATGAACGTAAATCAGGGTCTTCTGGATTCCATTGGAGTAAACTGTCCGGAACTTTCCAGTTTGATTTATGCAGCACGTAACGCAGGCGCTTTCGGTGCAAAAATTACAGGTGCCGGAGGAGGAGGTTGCATGGTTGCGATTGCACCCGAAGATAAAGTTGAAGATGTCAGCCAGGCGATTTCTGAAGCTGGTGGTGTTTCTCTTATTACTAAATTTACAGGTCAGGGAGTAAGGATTGAATAA
- a CDS encoding isopentenyl phosphate kinase — MTGNSQLTILKFGGSVITDKNADEGVALKDEINRLAKEVSSYKGKMIVVHGAGSFGHPLAHRYSLVDNFNAEGLVLTHRSVEILNSVVVDALNESGVMAAGVHSMDCFTTTDGRISSSFLDPIHIMLEKGIVPVLHGDVVMDTTKGVSIVSGDQVLPYLALALEADRIGLGSAEDGVLDENGKPIPLITNDNFDDIKACLGGSASTDVTGGMFGKVRELLDMCHGRSMTAYIFNAKIDGNVLNFLSGKEIGTAISDSSE; from the coding sequence ATGACCGGAAATTCACAATTAACTATTTTGAAATTCGGTGGCAGTGTAATTACCGACAAGAATGCAGATGAAGGCGTTGCCCTGAAAGATGAAATTAACAGGCTTGCAAAGGAAGTAAGTTCCTATAAAGGAAAAATGATAGTAGTTCATGGTGCAGGTTCTTTTGGCCATCCTCTTGCCCACCGCTACTCCCTTGTGGATAATTTCAATGCGGAAGGACTTGTTTTGACCCACCGTTCAGTTGAAATTCTGAATTCCGTTGTTGTAGATGCCCTAAATGAGTCAGGAGTAATGGCAGCAGGCGTGCACTCTATGGACTGTTTTACCACAACTGACGGTCGCATATCGTCTTCTTTCCTTGATCCGATTCATATTATGCTTGAGAAAGGCATTGTCCCTGTACTCCACGGGGATGTTGTGATGGACACCACTAAAGGTGTTTCCATAGTTTCAGGAGATCAGGTTCTTCCATATCTTGCACTTGCTCTTGAGGCTGACAGAATTGGTCTTGGAAGTGCAGAAGATGGTGTGCTTGATGAAAACGGAAAACCAATTCCACTTATAACAAACGATAATTTTGATGACATCAAAGCCTGTCTTGGAGGATCTGCCAGCACCGATGTTACTGGTGGGATGTTCGGCAAGGTACGTGAGCTCCTTGATATGTGCCATGGCCGTTCCATGACAGCGTATATTTTCAATGCAAAAATTGATGGAAACGTCCTTAACTTTTTAAGTGGTAAGGAAATAGGTACTGCCATATCAGACAGTTCAGAATGA
- the fni gene encoding type 2 isopentenyl-diphosphate Delta-isomerase has translation MSTSQRKIEHMKLCAEKPVEARNSKPGFDDIVLVHRALPEIDMDNIDLSTKFLGKELQAPFLIASITGGHPATTPVNAALAKAAGELGIGIGVGSQRAAIEDSSQKESFTVVREEAPDAFVYGNVGAAQIKEYGIEIAESLVDMLDADALAVHLNFLQEAIQPEGDRDATGCLEAIEEICSLNVPVIVKETGAGISREDANLLKEAGVSAIDVGGVGGTSWAGVEVYRARQRNDTLFEDLGELFWDFGIPTVSSLVECRVGLPLIATGGVRTGLDIARSMAIGADVASAALPFVGPALNDAEAVKERLEKMFEELKVAMFLCGCGDVESLKTNCPVAVTGKTLEYIKQRGFDI, from the coding sequence ATGAGCACTTCTCAGAGAAAGATTGAACACATGAAACTTTGTGCGGAAAAACCTGTGGAAGCAAGAAACAGTAAACCGGGTTTTGATGATATTGTACTCGTTCATCGTGCTCTCCCGGAAATTGATATGGATAACATTGATCTTTCAACCAAATTCCTTGGCAAGGAATTGCAAGCTCCGTTTTTGATTGCATCAATTACCGGTGGACATCCTGCCACAACACCTGTGAATGCAGCCCTTGCAAAAGCTGCAGGTGAGCTGGGAATAGGAATTGGTGTAGGTAGCCAGCGTGCTGCCATTGAGGACTCATCCCAGAAAGAGTCCTTTACAGTTGTCAGGGAAGAAGCGCCTGATGCCTTCGTTTACGGAAACGTCGGTGCTGCCCAGATTAAGGAATATGGGATTGAAATAGCGGAATCACTTGTTGATATGCTGGATGCAGATGCTCTGGCGGTACATCTGAACTTCCTGCAGGAAGCAATTCAGCCGGAAGGTGATAGGGATGCAACCGGATGTCTTGAAGCGATAGAGGAGATTTGTTCACTCAATGTTCCTGTTATTGTGAAAGAAACAGGTGCCGGAATTTCGAGGGAAGATGCCAATCTTCTCAAAGAAGCAGGTGTGTCAGCAATTGATGTAGGAGGCGTTGGCGGCACAAGCTGGGCAGGCGTGGAAGTTTATCGGGCAAGACAGCGCAACGACACCCTCTTCGAGGATCTTGGCGAATTGTTCTGGGATTTTGGAATACCCACAGTATCCAGTCTTGTTGAATGTCGTGTAGGCCTTCCACTGATTGCAACAGGTGGCGTACGAACAGGGCTTGACATTGCCAGATCCATGGCAATTGGTGCGGATGTTGCAAGTGCAGCTCTCCCGTTTGTTGGCCCGGCCCTTAATGATGCAGAGGCCGTAAAAGAGCGTCTCGAAAAAATGTTTGAAGAGCTTAAGGTTGCCATGTTCCTTTGCGGCTGTGGCGACGTTGAATCACTAAAAACGAATTGTCCGGTGGCAGTCACAGGAAAAACACTGGAATACATAAAACAACGTGGTTTCGATATATGA